In one window of Candidatus Lernaella stagnicola DNA:
- a CDS encoding KH domain-containing protein — protein sequence MKDLIEFIARSLVDDPDNVQVNEVAGESASVIELRVAKEDLGKVIGKNGRTARAMRTILSAASTKMRQRATLEILE from the coding sequence ATGAAGGATTTGATCGAGTTCATCGCTAGATCTCTCGTGGATGACCCGGATAACGTGCAGGTCAATGAGGTCGCGGGGGAGTCGGCCTCGGTGATCGAACTGCGCGTCGCTAAAGAAGATCTCGGTAAAGTGATCGGCAAAAACGGCCGCACGGCTCGCGCTATGCGGACGATTCTCTCGGCCGCTTCGACCAAAATGCGCCAGCGGGCTACTCTCGAAATCCTCGAGTAG
- the rpsP gene encoding 30S ribosomal protein S16, which yields MALKMRLARFGAKKKPFYRIVIAETESPRDGRFVDQVGTYDPKLEENQVILDEKKVRHWLSEGVIPTDTVRSFLKKKGLLKSGA from the coding sequence ATGGCTCTCAAAATGAGGCTGGCACGCTTCGGAGCGAAGAAAAAACCGTTCTATCGAATCGTCATCGCGGAGACGGAATCACCGCGTGACGGCCGCTTCGTAGATCAGGTTGGAACTTACGATCCCAAGTTGGAAGAAAACCAAGTGATTCTCGACGAGAAGAAAGTGCGGCATTGGTTGAGCGAGGGTGTGATCCCGACCGACACCGTGCGTAGTTTCTTGAAGAAGAAAGGCTTGCTGAAGAGCGGCGCCTAA
- the ffh gene encoding signal recognition particle protein: protein MFDNLQEKFAKVFKNLRGQGKLTGSNIEDAIKEVRMSLLEADVNFKVVRTFLKQVQDRAMGEEVMTSLTPGQVFVKIVHEELVALMGNTASELQLGAKPPIPVMFVGLQGSGKTTTVGKTAVLLRKKGRRPLLVPADVYRPAAIAQLKTIAAQVGAPVFDSDPSMDPVEICAQAFRQAETGGQDILLIDTAGRLQIDENMMGELERIKKTMQPSEILFVADAMTGQDAVNVAESFNQRLNITGVVLTKMDGDARGGAALSIKAVTGKPIKLVGVGEKMDALEIFHPDRMAGRILDMGDILTLVERAEAAVDEEQAKKLEEKLRKNQFTLEDFRDQMQQLSKMGSLESIIGMLPGMGQAKALKGMQLDDSEMARVIAIINSMTREERRNHQIISGTRRARIARGSGTSIQDVNGLLKRYVQAKKMIGAMAKGGGGMFGMPTPPGMGGMAGGGGRSVKSGKKAKGKKGKKGKKGKKAKKSVTQFPFR, encoded by the coding sequence ATGTTCGATAATCTACAAGAGAAATTCGCAAAGGTTTTCAAAAACCTACGCGGCCAAGGCAAGCTGACCGGGTCCAACATCGAGGACGCGATAAAAGAAGTGCGCATGAGCCTCCTGGAAGCGGACGTCAACTTCAAGGTCGTGCGGACATTTCTCAAGCAAGTGCAGGACCGCGCCATGGGTGAGGAGGTGATGACCTCCCTGACGCCGGGGCAGGTGTTCGTCAAAATCGTCCACGAGGAGCTCGTAGCCCTCATGGGCAACACGGCCAGCGAACTGCAACTGGGGGCCAAACCGCCGATTCCCGTCATGTTCGTCGGCCTGCAAGGGTCCGGTAAAACGACGACGGTCGGCAAAACCGCCGTTCTGTTGCGGAAAAAGGGACGCCGGCCGCTCCTGGTGCCCGCCGACGTGTACCGCCCGGCCGCGATTGCGCAGCTAAAGACGATCGCGGCTCAGGTTGGCGCGCCCGTTTTCGATTCCGACCCGAGTATGGACCCCGTGGAGATTTGCGCGCAGGCGTTCCGCCAGGCCGAAACCGGCGGGCAGGATATCCTGCTGATCGATACCGCCGGTCGGCTGCAGATCGACGAGAACATGATGGGCGAACTCGAGCGCATCAAAAAGACCATGCAGCCGTCGGAAATCCTCTTCGTCGCCGACGCGATGACCGGTCAGGACGCGGTCAACGTCGCCGAGTCGTTCAATCAACGCCTCAACATCACCGGCGTTGTCTTGACGAAAATGGACGGCGACGCCCGCGGCGGCGCGGCGTTGTCGATCAAGGCCGTCACCGGCAAGCCCATCAAGCTGGTCGGTGTCGGCGAAAAAATGGACGCGCTGGAGATCTTCCACCCCGACCGCATGGCGGGCCGCATTCTCGACATGGGCGATATCCTCACCCTGGTCGAGCGCGCCGAAGCCGCAGTGGACGAGGAGCAAGCCAAGAAGCTGGAAGAGAAGCTGCGCAAGAACCAGTTTACGTTGGAAGACTTTCGCGACCAGATGCAGCAATTGTCCAAGATGGGCAGTCTCGAATCGATTATCGGGATGCTGCCGGGCATGGGGCAGGCTAAAGCCCTTAAGGGAATGCAACTGGACGATTCGGAAATGGCCCGCGTCATTGCGATCATCAATTCGATGACCCGGGAAGAGCGCCGCAACCACCAGATCATCAGCGGCACGCGACGGGCGCGCATCGCCCGCGGGTCGGGCACGTCGATCCAGGACGTCAACGGCCTGCTTAAACGTTACGTGCAGGCGAAAAAGATGATCGGCGCCATGGCCAAAGGCGGCGGTGGGATGTTCGGAATGCCGACTCCGCCGGGTATGGGCGGAATGGCCGGTGGCGGCGGTAGGTCGGTAAAATCCGGCAAGAAGGCCAAAGGCAAGAAAGGGAAAAAGGGGAAAAAGGGTAAGAAGGCAAAGAAATCGGTAACCCAATTCCCCTTCCGTTGA
- a CDS encoding DASS family sodium-coupled anion symporter, which translates to MSKVWEPDITPANIPRGQRWTERYRIPMIAFAFALFGIVLLMPTPEGLSAQGHRALAVFILCVLFWGFQIIPLQITSIMAIVLLPLTGVMSGPEAFALFGNEAVFFILGAFFISAVLVESGLSTRITCQALQKAAKTPRQLRMGILLFGAFASFWMSEHAVAAMMYPIVLSVVAAAGLSPSSRYARSLFLAMAWGCIIGGIATYLGGARNPLAMGILYEMTGERIGFLQWLVADIPIVVVMLGVAVAVLHFQYPSEPIDLEKAVDVLRHRINDLGPMGNREKGVAAVTIGTIFCWVFLHGTVGLGVTAMASVAVFFILRLTSWREIERSINWGVFLMYGGAIALGQALSQTGAADWAVNAMLHGTSPHPLVLLSFVIAVTMILTEFISNAAVVSLMMPVVVSLAHTFSMSPVILTFAVALPSGLTFILPMGTPANAIALGSGYPTPNDFFRSGTLLLLAAYVMFLLAATFYWPLLGYKVW; encoded by the coding sequence GTGAGTAAGGTTTGGGAACCCGATATAACGCCCGCGAACATTCCGCGGGGGCAGCGCTGGACCGAGCGGTATCGCATACCGATGATTGCGTTCGCGTTCGCGCTGTTCGGCATCGTGCTGCTCATGCCCACGCCCGAGGGGCTTTCCGCTCAAGGGCACCGGGCGTTGGCGGTGTTCATCCTCTGCGTCTTGTTTTGGGGTTTCCAGATCATCCCGCTGCAAATCACTTCGATCATGGCGATTGTTCTGCTGCCGCTGACCGGCGTGATGAGCGGACCCGAGGCCTTCGCGCTGTTCGGCAACGAGGCCGTGTTTTTCATCCTCGGCGCGTTTTTCATCTCGGCGGTGTTGGTGGAAAGCGGGCTCTCGACCCGCATCACCTGCCAGGCCCTGCAGAAGGCGGCTAAAACCCCGAGGCAACTGCGCATGGGCATCTTGTTGTTCGGCGCCTTCGCCTCGTTCTGGATGAGCGAGCACGCCGTGGCCGCCATGATGTACCCCATCGTACTTTCCGTGGTCGCCGCCGCGGGGCTGTCACCATCCAGCCGCTACGCCCGCAGCCTGTTTTTGGCCATGGCTTGGGGCTGCATCATCGGCGGCATTGCCACTTACCTGGGCGGCGCGCGCAACCCGCTGGCGATGGGCATTCTTTATGAAATGACCGGTGAACGCATCGGCTTCCTGCAATGGCTGGTCGCGGACATCCCTATTGTCGTCGTCATGCTCGGCGTCGCCGTCGCGGTGCTGCACTTCCAATACCCGTCCGAGCCCATCGACTTGGAAAAAGCCGTCGACGTTCTGCGCCACCGCATCAACGACTTGGGCCCGATGGGCAACCGGGAAAAAGGCGTGGCGGCCGTGACCATCGGCACGATCTTCTGCTGGGTGTTCCTTCACGGCACCGTCGGCCTGGGCGTCACGGCGATGGCCAGTGTCGCGGTATTCTTCATTCTGCGGCTGACCAGTTGGCGCGAGATCGAGCGCAGCATCAATTGGGGCGTCTTTCTCATGTACGGCGGCGCGATCGCGCTGGGGCAGGCTCTGTCGCAGACCGGCGCGGCCGACTGGGCCGTCAACGCCATGCTGCACGGCACCTCGCCGCACCCCCTGGTATTGCTCTCCTTCGTCATTGCCGTGACGATGATCCTCACCGAGTTTATCAGCAACGCCGCCGTCGTCTCGCTGATGATGCCGGTGGTCGTCAGCCTCGCGCATACCTTCAGCATGTCGCCGGTGATTTTGACCTTCGCGGTCGCCCTGCCGTCCGGACTGACGTTCATTCTGCCCATGGGCACGCCGGCCAACGCCATCGCCTTGGGATCGGGGTACCCGACACCCAACGACTTTTTCCGCTCGGGCACGTTGTTGCTGCTGGCGGCCTACGTCATGTTCCTGCTCGCGGCGACCTTCTATTGGCCGTTACTGGGATACAAAGTCTGGTAA
- a CDS encoding ABC transporter permease codes for MRSPAAIVGFVLIALLVIAALIGPWIAPQPADALHLGDALEGPSAAHLLGQDELGRDLFSRLIVGARASALVGVIVVLISVVVGTIVGLLAGYLGGVVDQIVMRIVDVLLAFPGILLAIAVAGILGPSLGNVIFALSILGWTGFARLVRGQVLTLREREFVLAARGYGASTPRILWRHVLPNVLAPVLVQATFGMASVILAEASLSFLGLGPQNIPTWGAMLSSGVDYLLFAPHLSLAPGVAIMLTVLAFNFLGDALRDRLDPRSETAPQLV; via the coding sequence ATGAGGTCGCCCGCCGCCATCGTGGGATTCGTACTCATCGCGCTGCTGGTGATCGCGGCGCTTATCGGCCCGTGGATTGCCCCGCAACCGGCCGACGCCCTGCATCTGGGCGACGCGCTTGAAGGGCCGTCGGCGGCGCACCTGTTGGGACAGGATGAATTGGGCCGCGACCTGTTTTCGCGCTTGATCGTCGGCGCGCGAGCCAGCGCGCTGGTGGGCGTGATCGTGGTTCTCATCTCGGTCGTCGTGGGCACGATCGTGGGGCTGCTGGCCGGTTACCTCGGCGGCGTGGTGGATCAAATCGTCATGCGCATCGTCGATGTGCTGCTGGCTTTTCCGGGCATTTTGTTGGCGATTGCGGTGGCGGGTATTCTCGGCCCGTCGCTGGGCAATGTGATCTTCGCGTTATCGATTTTGGGCTGGACCGGATTTGCGCGCCTGGTGCGCGGGCAGGTGCTGACCCTGCGCGAGCGCGAGTTCGTGCTCGCGGCCCGCGGTTACGGAGCGTCGACGCCGCGCATCCTGTGGCGGCACGTGCTGCCCAACGTGCTGGCGCCGGTATTGGTGCAGGCGACCTTCGGCATGGCGAGCGTCATTCTGGCCGAAGCTTCGCTTTCGTTTCTCGGCCTGGGTCCACAAAACATTCCCACCTGGGGCGCGATGCTTTCCTCCGGGGTGGACTACCTTCTTTTCGCGCCGCATCTTTCGTTGGCGCCCGGCGTGGCGATTATGCTGACGGTGCTGGCCTTCAACTTCCTCGGCGACGCCCTGCGCGACCGCCTGGATCCGCGTTCGGAGACCGCGCCGCAACTGGTGTGA
- a CDS encoding ABC transporter permease, translating to MIRYIGRRLLLLIPTVLGLATLVFFFIHLIPGDPVEVMLGETAEAADKEALSESLGLNDPVLVQYGRFLAGLVRGDVGQSFFYQRPVTEVLLERLPATLELAALAMLVALLIAIPIGVIAAVKQYGAFDNLSMFVALVGVSMPNFWLGPLLIWMFSLKLEWFPVGGRGDWTSLVLPAITLGTALAAILSRMTRASVLEVLSEDFVRTARAKGLPPRTVLFKHVLRNALIPVITLVGLQLGALLSGAVITENVFSWPGVGTLFIEAIQSRDYPLVQGCVLFISFGYVLVNLAVDLVYAVVDPRIRLGTS from the coding sequence ATGATTCGCTACATTGGCCGCCGCCTGCTGCTGTTGATTCCCACGGTGTTGGGGCTGGCGACCCTCGTGTTTTTCTTCATCCATTTGATCCCCGGCGACCCGGTGGAAGTCATGCTCGGCGAGACCGCCGAGGCCGCCGATAAAGAAGCGCTGAGCGAAAGCCTCGGCCTTAACGACCCGGTGCTGGTGCAGTACGGGCGCTTCCTGGCGGGCCTGGTGCGCGGCGACGTCGGCCAGAGCTTTTTTTACCAACGACCGGTGACCGAAGTGTTGCTCGAACGTCTGCCTGCGACGCTGGAACTAGCGGCGTTGGCCATGCTCGTGGCGCTACTGATCGCCATTCCCATCGGCGTGATCGCGGCGGTGAAACAATACGGCGCGTTCGACAACCTGAGCATGTTCGTGGCGCTGGTCGGCGTGTCGATGCCCAATTTCTGGCTCGGGCCGCTGCTGATTTGGATGTTCTCGCTCAAGCTCGAATGGTTTCCGGTCGGCGGCCGCGGCGACTGGACGTCGCTGGTGCTGCCGGCTATCACGCTGGGTACGGCGCTGGCAGCGATTCTGTCGCGCATGACCCGCGCCAGCGTGCTGGAAGTGCTGTCGGAAGACTTCGTCCGCACGGCCCGCGCCAAGGGACTGCCGCCGCGCACGGTGCTGTTCAAGCACGTGCTGCGCAACGCGCTGATCCCGGTGATTACGCTGGTCGGCCTGCAACTCGGGGCGCTGCTTTCCGGCGCGGTGATCACCGAAAACGTGTTCTCCTGGCCCGGCGTCGGCACGCTGTTTATTGAGGCCATCCAGAGCCGCGATTATCCGCTGGTGCAGGGCTGCGTGCTGTTCATCAGCTTCGGCTACGTGCTCGTCAACCTGGCGGTCGACCTGGTCTATGCCGTGGTCGATCCCCGCATTCGGCTGGGAACGTCATGA
- a CDS encoding acetate--CoA ligase family protein, producing the protein MQGFFEAQHVAVFGVSTKESNLGARIVNNLLQFKFSGRITLIGRGGGAIAGHRIWNNLAESGAEGVDLAVVLTPARTIPDIMEACGKLGIRRMVIESGGFAELDEEGLRLQQQLLGIAAKYDIRFVGPNGLGVTDNHTGLAVPFSTMPQPRRGDVSIITQSGGVGLLYANHFLEEGIGMSKFVSMGNKINVDEIDLLQFLRTDGRTSMILAYLESLPKGRELFEVLRACQKPVVIHKSNISDSSRDIASSHTAALVNDDAVVDAALKQTGVLRTASLRDTIIKVKAMHLPPMKGDRVIVVSRSGGHAIIAADECGKHGLVFPKLPAEFLKRVEKHVRPGVIRMGNPLDVGDLYDMEAYLTIMEEVMALPNNDAVLFLFVMISRDRPHVARDLVDKAKELTEKHQKPLALVLYTWPEILTSMHAYSAFPVFETTQEAVAALAAGRDWARFHKSAPKRTPKVRLHAQGVKLVQQAEPGRYLRQDDAFALLESYGLKHPPVRLVASQAEAARAFDEIGGGCVAMKIESPDVVHKSDVGGVILNVRSAREARVAFLELQEKLAEHKPGARFSGALLMPMARRGVELIAGVKVDPSFGPVVMLGWGGTAAEAMERVSLRLAPITRHEAMQMIAELPGQKLLDGFRERPPVSRAALATALVKLSHLAHTPGLSEVDVNPIAAYPDGVMALDARVLTLA; encoded by the coding sequence ATGCAAGGCTTTTTCGAGGCGCAGCACGTTGCCGTATTCGGTGTATCGACAAAGGAAAGCAATCTCGGCGCGCGGATCGTCAACAATTTGCTGCAATTCAAGTTTAGCGGGCGTATCACGTTGATCGGACGCGGCGGCGGCGCCATCGCCGGGCACCGCATTTGGAACAACCTGGCCGAATCCGGCGCGGAGGGCGTGGACCTGGCGGTGGTGCTTACCCCGGCCCGCACGATTCCGGACATCATGGAGGCGTGCGGCAAGCTCGGGATTCGGCGCATGGTCATCGAATCCGGCGGTTTTGCCGAACTGGACGAGGAAGGGCTGCGGCTCCAGCAACAACTGCTGGGCATCGCCGCGAAGTACGACATTCGTTTTGTGGGCCCCAACGGCCTGGGCGTGACCGATAACCATACCGGTTTGGCGGTTCCCTTTTCGACCATGCCCCAACCGCGCCGGGGCGACGTGAGCATCATCACGCAATCGGGCGGGGTCGGGCTGTTGTATGCGAACCATTTTTTGGAAGAGGGCATCGGGATGAGCAAGTTCGTCTCGATGGGCAACAAGATCAACGTCGATGAAATCGATCTGCTGCAATTCCTGCGGACCGACGGGCGCACGAGCATGATTCTGGCCTACTTGGAATCGCTGCCCAAGGGGCGGGAGCTGTTCGAGGTCTTGCGCGCGTGCCAAAAGCCGGTGGTGATTCACAAAAGCAATATCAGCGACAGCAGCCGCGATATCGCCAGCAGTCACACCGCCGCGCTGGTCAACGACGACGCCGTTGTCGACGCCGCCCTCAAACAAACCGGCGTGCTGCGCACCGCTTCGCTGCGCGACACGATCATCAAAGTCAAAGCCATGCACCTGCCGCCGATGAAAGGGGATCGGGTGATCGTCGTGAGTCGCTCGGGCGGCCACGCCATCATCGCCGCCGACGAATGCGGCAAACATGGTTTGGTGTTTCCGAAACTGCCGGCGGAATTTCTCAAGCGCGTCGAGAAACACGTGCGTCCCGGCGTCATCCGCATGGGCAACCCACTCGACGTGGGCGACTTGTACGACATGGAAGCCTACCTCACGATCATGGAAGAGGTGATGGCGCTACCCAACAACGACGCCGTCCTCTTCCTGTTCGTCATGATCTCCCGCGATCGCCCCCACGTGGCGCGCGACCTGGTCGACAAGGCCAAGGAGTTGACCGAAAAGCACCAGAAGCCCTTGGCGCTGGTCCTTTATACGTGGCCGGAAATCCTCACGTCGATGCATGCCTACAGCGCCTTTCCGGTTTTTGAGACGACGCAGGAAGCCGTGGCCGCGCTGGCGGCGGGCCGCGATTGGGCGCGTTTTCACAAGTCGGCCCCGAAGCGCACGCCGAAAGTTCGCCTGCACGCCCAAGGCGTCAAGTTGGTCCAACAAGCCGAACCGGGCCGCTACCTGCGGCAGGACGACGCCTTCGCGTTGCTGGAAAGTTACGGCCTCAAGCACCCGCCGGTGCGGCTGGTCGCTTCGCAGGCCGAGGCGGCGCGGGCGTTTGACGAGATCGGCGGCGGTTGCGTCGCCATGAAGATCGAGAGTCCGGACGTTGTGCACAAAAGCGACGTGGGCGGCGTGATCCTCAACGTGCGGTCGGCTCGCGAGGCGCGTGTGGCCTTTCTCGAACTGCAGGAAAAGCTGGCGGAGCACAAACCCGGCGCCCGTTTCTCCGGCGCGTTGCTCATGCCGATGGCGCGGCGGGGCGTCGAGTTGATCGCCGGGGTGAAGGTCGACCCCAGCTTCGGCCCGGTCGTGATGCTGGGGTGGGGCGGCACGGCCGCGGAGGCGATGGAGAGAGTCAGCCTGCGCCTGGCGCCCATCACTCGTCATGAGGCGATGCAGATGATCGCCGAGCTGCCCGGTCAGAAACTGCTCGACGGTTTCCGCGAACGCCCGCCGGTCAGCCGCGCGGCGCTGGCTACCGCGTTGGTGAAGCTTAGCCACCTGGCGCACACGCCGGGACTATCCGAAGTCGACGTCAACCCGATCGCCGCCTACCCCGACGGGGTCATGGCCCTCGACGCGCGGGTTCTCACCCTCGCATGA
- a CDS encoding DUF6178 family protein, whose protein sequence is MSKELTRQELFAAMAMATPEQGVDLLAGLPAREAFNLAFEHPEPEKVFALLPVENAYLMMHEMGTDDALILLEQLTPEQVQGFIDIDCWAKDEVDLPKARTWYLLLNELSDERFISDMQKMDLAYHVAFFSKHVVVHKFENIDDAIDVEGGGFLTPDNRHLVQYVCSLEQSRLINALIVRIYDMAPDFFYLLLEAIYWEHGTEVEEQAYQERNSRLSSRGFPDYYDALEIVAVVELDRFQPRRKVGASALAQEPGAKVSSSTYLTHYEHPDSLLRRALAQDFPAREEVSVEIMGLANMAVVAARVPFFELEEVRRLVVRTDGYLSIGLEHRVGLDEDEAREQLAVYRCLDIHKIGRSLVMRLVKRARAMLKTIAVDRRSPSQLLVDTPEADVVQALLEREPAYFSEGKQHSWSTLAQIRAVDQILQTVAAFAALMDEGFHFTPGTTQLVDLAGTNVPSPADLSYRLMFNTFRCHDLLGHEPSLEPLSPDDLQAVTALFVPGEDGRPDLPQAEHDKLREWLSATVGETDAARLGPLLDRFTRGMIAEIARHDLALRYRLEILVHTR, encoded by the coding sequence ATGAGCAAGGAACTGACTCGTCAAGAATTATTCGCCGCCATGGCCATGGCCACACCCGAGCAAGGCGTGGACCTTTTGGCCGGGCTGCCGGCGCGCGAAGCCTTCAATCTGGCGTTTGAGCATCCCGAACCCGAAAAAGTCTTCGCCCTGCTGCCGGTCGAAAACGCGTACCTCATGATGCACGAGATGGGCACCGATGACGCCCTGATTCTGCTGGAGCAACTCACGCCGGAACAGGTGCAGGGCTTCATCGACATCGACTGTTGGGCGAAGGACGAAGTGGATCTACCCAAGGCGCGCACGTGGTACTTGCTGCTCAACGAACTGAGCGACGAGCGTTTCATCAGCGATATGCAAAAAATGGACTTGGCCTATCACGTGGCATTTTTCAGCAAGCATGTAGTCGTTCACAAGTTCGAGAACATCGACGACGCCATCGACGTGGAAGGCGGCGGCTTTCTCACGCCGGATAACCGCCACCTCGTGCAATACGTCTGCAGCCTGGAACAGAGCCGACTGATCAACGCGCTGATCGTGCGGATTTACGATATGGCCCCCGACTTCTTCTATCTGCTGCTGGAGGCCATCTACTGGGAACACGGCACCGAAGTCGAAGAGCAAGCCTATCAAGAACGCAACTCGCGCCTGAGCAGCCGGGGCTTCCCCGATTACTACGACGCCCTCGAAATCGTGGCCGTCGTCGAACTCGATCGCTTCCAGCCGCGCCGGAAAGTCGGGGCGTCCGCGCTGGCTCAGGAACCCGGCGCCAAGGTGAGCAGCTCCACCTATCTCACTCACTACGAGCACCCCGACAGCTTGTTGCGGCGCGCCCTGGCGCAGGATTTCCCCGCTCGGGAAGAAGTCAGTGTCGAAATCATGGGCCTGGCGAATATGGCCGTCGTGGCCGCGCGGGTGCCTTTCTTTGAATTGGAGGAAGTGCGGCGGCTCGTCGTGCGCACCGATGGCTACCTGAGTATCGGCCTGGAACATCGAGTCGGGCTCGACGAAGACGAAGCGCGAGAGCAACTGGCGGTGTACCGCTGCCTCGACATCCATAAGATCGGCCGCAGCCTTGTCATGCGCCTGGTCAAACGTGCCCGAGCGATGCTCAAGACTATCGCCGTCGATCGACGCAGCCCGTCGCAATTGCTGGTCGACACACCCGAAGCCGACGTCGTGCAGGCGCTGCTCGAGCGCGAGCCCGCCTATTTCTCCGAGGGAAAACAGCATTCGTGGTCGACCTTGGCGCAGATTCGCGCGGTGGACCAGATCCTCCAAACCGTCGCCGCTTTCGCGGCGCTCATGGACGAAGGCTTCCACTTCACCCCGGGCACGACGCAGCTTGTCGATCTGGCGGGGACCAATGTGCCGAGCCCGGCCGACCTTTCGTATCGACTCATGTTCAACACCTTCCGCTGCCACGATCTACTGGGACACGAACCCTCGCTGGAACCCTTGAGTCCGGATGATCTGCAGGCCGTAACCGCGTTGTTCGTCCCCGGCGAAGACGGCCGACCCGATCTGCCGCAGGCCGAGCACGACAAGCTCCGCGAGTGGTTGTCCGCTACCGTCGGCGAAACCGATGCCGCCCGCCTCGGCCCGCTTTTGGATCGCTTCACACGCGGCATGATCGCCGAGATAGCGCGCCACGATCTGGCCTTGCGTTATCGCCTCGAAATCTTGGTGCACACGCGGTAA
- a CDS encoding rhomboid family intramembrane serine protease, whose product MKNELRTQAKILFGALAVLWLTELVDIFLFGGALNAWGILPRHLIGLRGIVFAPFLHGGLGHVAANTIPFLTLGWLVMARRTADIFPVTVIVMLFGGLGVWVFGRPAVHLGASGVIFGYLGFLLLRGWFERTFGSMVFSLIIGVLYGGMIWGVLPGLPGVSWEAHLFGFLAGAFAARVLAARR is encoded by the coding sequence GTGAAAAACGAATTGCGAACGCAGGCGAAGATTTTGTTCGGCGCGCTGGCCGTCCTTTGGCTGACCGAACTGGTCGATATCTTTCTCTTCGGCGGCGCGCTCAACGCCTGGGGCATCCTGCCGCGTCACCTGATTGGATTGCGCGGCATCGTGTTCGCGCCGTTTTTGCACGGCGGGCTGGGCCATGTGGCGGCCAACACCATTCCCTTTCTGACGCTCGGCTGGCTCGTGATGGCCCGCCGCACCGCCGACATTTTTCCGGTGACGGTTATCGTCATGCTCTTCGGCGGTCTTGGCGTGTGGGTGTTCGGCCGACCCGCGGTGCATCTGGGCGCCAGCGGCGTGATTTTCGGCTACCTGGGCTTTCTGCTTTTACGCGGCTGGTTCGAGCGGACCTTCGGCTCAATGGTGTTTTCGCTGATCATCGGCGTGCTTTACGGCGGGATGATTTGGGGCGTGCTGCCGGGGCTGCCGGGCGTTTCCTGGGAGGCGCACTTGTTCGGTTTCTTGGCCGGCGCTTTTGCCGCGCGGGTACTGGCGGCGCGGCGGTGA